The genomic window CGCACCACCCGTGGGTGAGCATGCTCATGGCGGTCACGGTGACGGCAGACCAAGGGTCCTCCATGTCGTGCAGACAGGAATCCAGAAACTCAGCTTCGGCGATGGCGCGAGCGTCCTCTGGGATGAGGCTGTTGGGTTTCGCCCGCCACTCCACCCGCTTGATGACCGACTCGACCAGCAGCATGACGCTGCCGACCACGGGGTCCGTGTCCCGGATGCGTTGGTAGGTGCGGGCTGCGGTGGTGCCCCTCAACTCTGGGGGGTCGTGGACGATGTAGGCACTGGATTTCCCAGTGCCGTATTTTGCGAGGTCACTTCTGGCCATGTCCCTCCTTTCTGTGCGTTTACCCCCGTATAGCGGGACGCTATTCGAAATAGAATATTTTCATGCGGAAGAATAAAACCCAGTCTGCCAGAGGCAACACCCAGAACCTCACCCCCGGCAAGAAGCCGTCGAAGCGGAAACTTTACCGTCTGAGAGCCAGCGTGGCCCCCGAGGATGCTGCCTTGCTGGATGACTGGCTGGAGTCCTTCGGGACCCCTTACGCCAGAAGCAAAGCCCTCGGGAGACTGCTGGGTGAGGCCGTGAGGGGCAGGAAGTAGCGTTTACCCCCGTATAGCGGGACGCTATTCGAAAACCCTACCTGCCTTTCCGCCTGCGTTTGCTGGCTCTGGGGTTGGTTTTCATGCGCTTGCGTTCTGTCTTGCTGGGCTTGCTGGGGCCAGTCCATGTTTTACTGGCAGCCTTGCGCTTGTGGGGCTTGCTGGGAGGTGGGTCACGAAATAGGGTGCGCTCGAACGCTTCCCTTTGGCCGTTTTTGATGGCTTCCACCTGACTGGATCCGAGCAGTGCACCTGCCACGCCCAGTAAAACCGCTTGCCTGCTGATGTTCATGCTTCCTCCTAGGTATGAAACCCCTCACCTGTTTTTCGAGGCCCCTTAAAAGCCATTCTGGTGAGCGGTGGTTTTTTGTTGTGCTGGACTCACTTCCAGAGGCTGGTCTGGGTTCCCCCAATGACCTGCATCCCAGTGAGGTTGAGTTTCACTTTCTCAATGCCGAATTCGCTGTACAGACCGTACCGGCTCATGTCCATGCCGTGATCGTGCACCTTCAAAGGCTTGTCCTCGCCTCGGGCTTGAGCTTTGGGGTCCCAGAGGTAAGCACTGTACTCCCGGATGACATTCCGGCAGTGACGGGCAACCATGTAGCGTCCGGTGTGCAGGCACTGGGCGTGGAACCGGATGCCGTTGATCACATCGTTCTTCGCATCCAGCACCCTGTACCCGCGTTTGATGAGCTCCACCCTGAAACTGGCGGCACTCGGGTCAAGGTAAATGTGGTCGATCTTCCGCCCGGCCAGCCACGCCTCGAAGTCATCGGCGTACTCGGCATCGGTCTTCTGGCGTCCAGTGTCCCGGCCAGAGTGGTGGTACTCATCGGCCAGCCACACCTGGGGGGTGGCGTAACGCCCGCTGGCATCCACAATCCCGGTGGGGTTGCGTAACGCTCCGAACAGGCCGAACACCGTGGCGTTGCTGGTGCCGTAATCGATGGCGACGTACTGGTAGTCGGGCTCTGGAAGGTTGAGGGTGGTGTGCAGGGCCTCGTCGAAAAAATCGAAGATGGCGCCTTCCGCTGCCACCCAGAGGCCGAGGATGAACCGCTTGTACCAGAGGCCCACGTACTCGGCTTCGAGGGCTTTGATGTAGTCGGGGTCGAGGGTGGTGTTTGCGCTGATGGGCCACGTGAAACGCCGGAGGTTCAGGCTGGCCATCTTGTCGATGTACTCGGTTTTCAGCCAGTGGAACGGGCCGTCCGGGTTGGTGGTGATGAAGAACTTTGCGCCCCTGACGGAAAGGCGGAGACCGCACTGCTTGAAGACCTCAGCGGGCCAGAGGGTAACCTCATCGCCGTAAATCCCTGCTGCTGTGCTCCCGCGGATCCGGCCTTCTGCGTCTTTGTTGCTGGCCCCGAGGATGTAGATTTCCCGGCCTGCGAACCACGCTTTGCCTGCGCTGGTGCTGTAGTCGAACAGGCCACCCGTGAACTCCCGCAGGGGCGCAAGGATGTTCCTTTCGAGAGCTCCGAGGGTCTTGCCGATCATCCACAGGTCGCCTCTGGGGGCGGTGATCACGAATTCCAGCCAGCGGATCAGGGAGTGGACGGTTTTGCCTGAGCGGACTGGTCCATCCCAGATGTTGTAACGCCCGGTGGACTCCCAGATGCTGTCCTCTGGAGGGCCAGCGATTGGCGTCCACATCAGCTTTCATCCCCAGGTTGTTTTTTTGCCTCGTGCTCTGCGCGCTTCTGGGCCATGAGCTGGGCGAGTTGCAGCAGGCCGGAGTTCTTGCCATCGTCGCCAGCTTCTTTGTAGATGCCGAAGTGCTTGGCGAGTTTGTCGAGGGCAGCGAGTTTGTCGTGCTGCTGGATTTCGATTTCGATGGTGGTGTCCGTGACCAGTTCGGAGACCTGGCTGATGGTCTTCTTCATTTTGACGCGTTTGACGCTGGCGGCTTCGTCTCGGGTGAGGATGCTGGAGGGGTAGGGGGTGAGTCCGTCTGCGTCCCATACGCCGAGGTCTCGGGTGCTGCTGAAGGCGATGGCTGCGAGTTCTTCGATGACGCGTTGGGCGGTGATTTCGTTTTTTTGTGCCTTTTTGCGTTTGAGGGTGGTGATGTGTTGTGCGACTAAGGGATTTTTAAGGAGGTCGTGGGCGATGACGTGGGCGCTTTTGGGGCTGTAGCCTGCGCGGATGGCGGCTTTGGTTGCGTTGAGGTCCACCATGTATTCGTCGCAGAAGCGTTCTTGCATGTTGGTGAGGGTTCTGGGTGTTTTGGGTGGTTTTTTTTGGGTGGGGGGTGTTTTGGTTTTGCCCCGTTTGGTGTTGGTGGGGGGTTTTTGCGGGGCCATGGTCACATCCTTTCTTTAGACTCAGTAGAACAATTCTAACTATTGAAATAATTATTATTCTGGACTAGAATAAAAAACATCAAGGCAGTGCAGACAGCACACCTGAAATCCCATGGAGGACCACATGCTGAACACCCAACCCACCCAGAGAAAAGCCCCCAGTGCAAAAAGCCAACTCGTGAAGGCCCTTTCCGAGATCAGCAGGGAGAAGCGTCGCAACATCGGGTTCATCCTCGGGCTGCAAGGCCAGCACAACCTCGGTTCCAGTGACGTCCGCTGGATTGCAGAAGGGATCATGCAGGCACCCATGGCCACCCGTGACCGGATCCTCAGGGAGGTGGCCGTGTGCAGCACCCTTCCAGGACAGGAAGGCATCGTGCGGGTGATGTGCAACCTGACCTTCCACAGCTTCGAGCTGGTGCAGGCTGCCACCCGCAGTGAGCGGGGGATGCTGAACGCCTGAAATTCTCACTGCTGAGAATATGCCCGGTGAAAGCCGGGCTTTTTTGGAGGGATACCATGCAAGAAACACTGACCGTTGGCAACATCCACTTCACCCTGATTCGCTGCGCCAGAAAAACGCTGGCCATCAACGTCGAGAATGACGGGAGCGTGAACGTCCGGGCACCAGAGGGGGCACCAGAGCACCTGATCCTGAAGGCAATAGCTGACCGGCATGACTCCCTCTGGGAGACCGTGCAAAAACACCAGCAGGGGTTGAGGCCCGTGGTGTTCGAGAATGCCCGCAGTGTCCGGCACCGGGGTGAGAACTGGCGTCTCCGGTTGGAGGACCGGACGGATGTGCTTTTCGTGCGGGATGGGCACTGGATTCACGTTCCGGCCAGTGACTCCAGAAGGCACCTGATTGAGGCGTTTACCCAGCGGATCCGGGAGCACCTGCAAGGCCCGATGGAGGACACCGCCAGAGAGTTGCGTTTTCCCCTGACTGGCGTGCAGGTGAGGGACGTGACGGGGTGGGTGAAGGTCAGCAGGCGCGGTCTGGTTTCCGTGGACTGGCGTGCTGCGATGCTCGCACCTTTCGCCCTGCGGTACCTGCTGGCTGTCGCTGCCTGCAAGGCCAGTGGGAAGCAGGCGGACCTCTGGAGGTTATGCCCGGATGCCCGGAATGCCGTGACGTGGTTGAAGGAGCACGGCAGGTCGTGTGACCTCCATGAAATCCCTTAGGAAGTGTCGTGTGCGACATGTTGCAGGTGGTTTTACTTATTCCGTTTGGCCCCTGAAAACACCCCAAAATCATTACGTTTCTGGCATAATGTTAAGGGGAGGTGAACGATGGGAGCTAAAAAAGGAACGAACACCAAGCAGTCCAGTGCCGCGATGGCCAGCAAAGCCAGCAAGGTACTCCAGAGCAACAGTTCCAGCAAAACCGCCAAGAGCCTCGCTGGATCCGTGCTGTCACAGGCACACCTGAACAAGAAGAAGTAACACAGGTGGCCACGCACTCCCCGATTCCGTTCGGGGATTTTTTTTGGCAGGACCGGCAGGATTTGAACCTTGCAACCACCCGGTTTGGAGGCGGGTGCTCTACCAGATTGAGCTACAGTCCCATGCTGGCCCCAGGTGTGCAGGCTGGGGCCTTTAGGAGGGGTCATGAAGCGACGAATTGCGGGGTCAGGCCATTTAACGCATGGCTGCGAGACGCTGGATCACCTCCTGCTGTTGCGGGTGGCCCTGATTTTCCGCCAGAGTACTTTTCTGGCCTTCTGGGAGTGGTGTGCTGGTTTGACCTTTGGTTTTGCCATGTGCACCTCCTGATCTCTGATCTCTCCCACGGGAGACATTCTCTTGGGTGAGAATATTCAGTCTGCCGGGTGGGGGCGTCTGTGTACCTCTGCTGCCTTCACGCTGGACCGGAAGGCCAGTGGGATCCGCGCAGCCGCTTGTGTGGCCTGCCGTTGCTCCTCTGGGGTCCTTCGGGTGGGGTAGACCGTCCATGTGGTGCCCATGCCGTCATCGAGGGTGAGGGCTGGGCGTTCCAAGCGCTGGTTCACGAGGGCCAGCATGCGGATTTTGGCTTCCGCTGGTGGGCTCTGGCCGTTGAGGATGCTTCGGATGCTGGCATGGATTCCGAGGCGGTCGAGTTGCTCGCGGATGCTGTTGGCATGCTCAGGCTTCCAGACCACCTGATTCACGTGTTCGTGAAACATGGTTTTCTCCGTTGCGGTAAGGTTTTTGAGGGTACAGTTTAGTGTAGCATTTTTGACGATCCGGTCAAGGTTGTCGCCTTCGGGTGACACACTGGGGCATGGCCAGAAAACGCAAGAAAACCAGAGAGGAAATTTTGAGGCACTTTCAGGAGGTCTGGGATTACATGCAGGCGCACCCGAGGCCGGAGGGGCCGGTGGGGCAGTGTGATGGTGGGCATGTGTTTGTACGGCCTCCTGATTTGCCGGGCTGAAATGAAAAGTCCCGAGGGCGACTCCACTCGCTGCCTCGGGTTTGGACGGTGCCCCCAACAGGGGGCGTCTTCATTTTAGGGGTTTCCCTGATGCAGTCTCAAGTGTTGACATACTCAATAATTGAGTATATACTGATCTCAGATCAGAGAGCACTCCACAAAATCCCGCTCGATGATCAGGACGGTACGAAATGAAACGAGTTGAATTCGGAAGCAAAGTGTACGCCACCAACAGCAATGGAGAAGGCCTCTTCACCCGCCAAGCCACCGAGGGCGCATACACCCAAATCAAAGGCAACAGCCAATTCAAAGCCAACAAAACCGCCAAAGGCTTCATTTCCCAACTGAAACGTGCTGGCCTGATCTCCAGCGATGCAGAAGCCACCTACATCAACTGGTAATTCCTCCTCCCGAGCCGGACGGGCAAATCCGGCACTGGAGACCAAAATGAAATTGCAACGCATTGTCCAACACCTTACCTCCGGCGAAAAATTTGGTTACGCCCTCGACTCCGACAACCAACAGGAGTACTGGACCGATGCCCTGAACGAGCAGGAAGTGGAAACCCTGAAAGCTCAGGACGGCGACTGGGAAGGCGTGGAGGCCGTAGACATCAGCGAAATGGGCGACGAGGAGTTTGCCCATCACTGTGGTCAATACCGAGAAATCCACCAGTTCTAAACCTCATTCCCTCTCTGGCCCCTTCGGGGGCCTTTTTCACAGGAGACCACCATGAGCCAGCTGTTTGCCTACCCAGCAGGACACATCAATCCAAAAGACCTCACTTGGTGGGAAACCAGACTGCAAGACCCTACCAAGTACACCCCCTGTTTTATTCGTTTTGGGGCACTCCCAGAAGGCGGAAAATCCCGGAACCACCGCTCAAACACCCTTGAGGCCGGAGTAAGTGTTTATCAGGCATACCGGAGTATCAACACCGGCTCTTACATCATCATGCTGGATGGTATCGACCAAATTTCTGCTGCTTTTTGCATCTCGGATGAGGTTCCTGCCTTTTTTGTGACTGGCGATCTGCTGGATGTGCGGGGCTCGGATGGCGAACCCCTGCTGGTGAACTGCAAAGCGAAACGCATGACCAAAAAACAGCAGCAAGCTATCCGCCTCGACCTTGGACCAAGCAAGCAGTAACCCCATTTTTACAGGAGACCACCATGCCGAAATTTCCGACTGCAGCCATCAAAGGGGCACTCATCAAGGCCCTCATCCTCCAGAAGTACAAAACCGTGCGTGAATTTGCCGTCCAAAACGGCATGACCGAAAAGGAATACCAGAATTTGTCCAGCAGCATCGCTGGAAGTCGGAATTTTGGGGACAAGCAGTTTGAGGGGTTGCTGGCCCTCCTCGGGCAGGACCCCGAGAAACTGGAGTTGGTGGCCCGTGAAGGCTGAACCCCGACCTCTGGTGATCCTCCGCGAGCAGAAACCCCTGATGGATGCCGTGAAACCCCAAATCCAACCGTTCCGGCAGGCGTACCTGGAGAACCGCCTCCCTCCAGAGCTGGACCGTTGGGACCCATCTGTCTACCTGCCGATGGGCCTTTACCTGAGCCTCCTGCAGCACCTCGGCAGGGGCCAAATG from Deinococcus misasensis DSM 22328 includes these protein-coding regions:
- a CDS encoding PBSX family phage terminase large subunit; this translates as MWTPIAGPPEDSIWESTGRYNIWDGPVRSGKTVHSLIRWLEFVITAPRGDLWMIGKTLGALERNILAPLREFTGGLFDYSTSAGKAWFAGREIYILGASNKDAEGRIRGSTAAGIYGDEVTLWPAEVFKQCGLRLSVRGAKFFITTNPDGPFHWLKTEYIDKMASLNLRRFTWPISANTTLDPDYIKALEAEYVGLWYKRFILGLWVAAEGAIFDFFDEALHTTLNLPEPDYQYVAIDYGTSNATVFGLFGALRNPTGIVDASGRYATPQVWLADEYHHSGRDTGRQKTDAEYADDFEAWLAGRKIDHIYLDPSAASFRVELIKRGYRVLDAKNDVINGIRFHAQCLHTGRYMVARHCRNVIREYSAYLWDPKAQARGEDKPLKVHDHGMDMSRYGLYSEFGIEKVKLNLTGMQVIGGTQTSLWK
- a CDS encoding terminase small subunit yields the protein MAPQKPPTNTKRGKTKTPPTQKKPPKTPRTLTNMQERFCDEYMVDLNATKAAIRAGYSPKSAHVIAHDLLKNPLVAQHITTLKRKKAQKNEITAQRVIEELAAIAFSSTRDLGVWDADGLTPYPSSILTRDEAASVKRVKMKKTISQVSELVTDTTIEIEIQQHDKLAALDKLAKHFGIYKEAGDDGKNSGLLQLAQLMAQKRAEHEAKKQPGDES
- a CDS encoding YgjP-like metallopeptidase domain-containing protein, which encodes MQETLTVGNIHFTLIRCARKTLAINVENDGSVNVRAPEGAPEHLILKAIADRHDSLWETVQKHQQGLRPVVFENARSVRHRGENWRLRLEDRTDVLFVRDGHWIHVPASDSRRHLIEAFTQRIREHLQGPMEDTARELRFPLTGVQVRDVTGWVKVSRRGLVSVDWRAAMLAPFALRYLLAVAACKASGKQADLWRLCPDARNAVTWLKEHGRSCDLHEIP